In Arachis hypogaea cultivar Tifrunner chromosome 2, arahy.Tifrunner.gnm2.J5K5, whole genome shotgun sequence, a genomic segment contains:
- the LOC112733319 gene encoding putative disease resistance protein RGA1, whose translation MGNNGDTVIMAGVKVLKNANSHKVVKRKMRSRASKISVAVQGVIEDAEKNLKVRRVKSWFQGIKDLCYELIGVSEEFELLQPPKKSHFVGLRLLQRLKKGNREEASSIIRKFEALIEEGSKLHLSSTVPNEAEQLGSSSDPAPNEAEPEPLDLHSPAVPSNIIDEELMIGRDAEIQDLIRRLTKEYHRCICLVREEVGMGTTALARHVYNSTQVKSKFHFMAWVTVSQQFNVKRIVKSMLEFAPETPEKYAGNEFELLKLELHKFIKDRELLLVLEDVSHLDSNHLSDLMNVLRSSSSHSILIITRKKEVAQVAESTHTVVMTRLSPEACWSIIKHHAFGDDQDESSLEGSLGEVGRKIAEKCGGKPAVAKSFGVKLRGRSLGEWQQALMSGKLPEYDLTSCATLSENLYSRMSPALRQCLLYCSIFPTNHSIQVDELVKLWMAQGFIASHEEDKLEIQGGKYVKQLRDRSAFQESRDSGREGEGALKCKLKKEMHEFIQDLARNECRIMLPGEESGDNDAVTEPARYRHFTRHCTLYLEDQTSFLDSIDNGGKLKADKLHTLMVLSKFSDMDPTNLAKRLPRMKRIRALDLSDCPIEKLPSEATELLHLRYLNLSFNHKLKELPDAISNLLNLQTLNLNGCKSLQKLPESIGKLIKLRHLEILWTTSLSYLPKGIASLTLLRTLNRFFGSSGGASRGIACSLGDLENLNNIAGCLTIDGLGGETEISEATRADLKNKENLLGLELWFSIVGSKANDQVLLDSLEAPPQLQSLGIFDYGGSSFPNWMMELNKLTQLKLHRCSECNVLPTLGKLPFLESLEITNMPNVKMVGVEFLGIGLNHEDAVNEGSSPDAVAFPRLRKLHFKKLDEWKGWTGINVNGGDKKIMPQLSSLSVVNCKKLGSLPDYIKKKENLKPVIEGCPLLPEN comes from the coding sequence ATGGGCAATAATGGCGATACAGTGATCATGGCGGGAGTAAAGGTTTTGAAGAACGCGAATTCTCATAAGGTGGTTAAGAGAAAAATGCGGTCGAGGGCATCAAAGATATCCGTTGCTGTCCAGGGTGTCATTGAAGACGCAGAGAAAAACCTGAAGGTTCGACGAGTGAAGTCATGGTTTCAAGGCATTAAAGATCTATGCTATGAGTTAATTGGTGTTTCAGAAGAATTTGAGCTACTGCAACCGCCGAAGAAGTCACACTTTGTAGGCCTCCGACTCCTCCAACGCCTCAAGAAGGGAAACCGTGAGGAGGCGAGCAGCATCATTCGTAAGTTTGAGGCCTTGATTGAAGAAGGCAGCAAGTTGCATCTTAGTTCGACAGTACCCAACGAGGCTGAGCAACTTGGTTCGAGTTCGGATCCAGCACCCAACGAGGCTGAGCCGGAGCCATTAGATCTGCATTCGCCCGCAGTTCCCTCAAATATTATAGACGAAGAACTCATGATTGGTCGAGATGCTGAAATTCAAGACTTAATTAGAAGGTTGACTAAGGAATATCATAGATGCATATGTCTTGTTAGAGAAGAGGTTGGAATGGGAACGACCGCGCTGGCCCGACATGTCTACAACAGTACTCAAGTGAAAAGTAAATTTCATTTCATGGCATGGgtaactgtctctcaacaattcaATGTGAAGCGAATTGTTAAGTCTATGCTGGAATTCGCTCCTGAAACACCAGAGAAATACGCCGGCaatgaatttgaattattgaaACTTGAGCTTCATAAGTTCATAAAGGacagggaactccttcttgttctGGAAGACGTCAGCCACCTAGATTCGAACCACTTGTCAGATCTAATGAACGTGCTTCGTAGTAGTTCCTCTCATAGCATTTTGATTATCACCAGGAAGAAGGAAGTCGCACAAGTAGCAGAATCCACACACACCGTGGTTATGACACGTCTCTCCCCCGAAGCTTGCTGGTCAATTATCAAACATCACGCATTTGGTGATGATCAGGATGAGTCATCTTTGGAAGGGTCGTTAGGCGAAGTTGGAAGAAAAATCGCAGAAAAGTGCGGGGGGAAGCCAGCTGTTGCTAAATCTTTTGGTGTTAAGTTGCGCGGCAGATCTCTCGGAGAATGGCAGCAAGCATTGATGAGTGGGAAGCTACCGGAGTACGACTTGACATCTTGTGCCACGTTGAGTGAAAACTTGTATTCTAGAATGTCTCCTGCTTTGAGACAATGCTTGCTGTATTGCTCCATCTTCCCTACGAATCACTCCATTCAAGTAGACGAGCTCGTCAAACTATGGATGGCACAGGGCTTTATTGCCTCCCATGAAGAGGACAAGTTGGAAATACAAGGCGGGAAATACGTCAAGCAATTGCGAGATCGCTCTGCCTTCCAAGAATCTAGAGATTCTGGACGGGAAGGCGAGGGCGCCTTGAAATGCAAATTGAAGAAAGAAATGCATGAATTTATCCAAGATCTTGCGCGTAACGAATGCCGCATAATGCTTCCTGGTGAAGAGTCCGGAGACAACGACGCTGTAACAGAGCCTGCTCGTTATCGTCATTTTACCCGTCATTGTACTCTGTATCTTGAAGATCAAACCTCTTTCCTAGATTCAATTGACAATGGAGGTAAACTCAAGGCAGATAAACTACACACTCTAATGGTTTTGTCCAAGTTTTCCGACATGGATCCAACAAATCTTGCCAAACGTCTACCTCGTATGAAGAGGATCAGGGCGTTGGATTTGAGCGATTGCCCAATAGAAAAGCTTCCATCGGAGGCAACTGAACTGCTACATCTAAGGTACCTTAACCTGTCTTTCAATCATAAGCTAAAGGAGTTGCCTGATGCAATAAGTAATTTGCTTAATTTGCAAACTTTAAATCTCAacggatgtaaaagtcttcagaAACTGCCAGAAAGTATAGGCAAATTGATCAAGTTGCGGCATCTTGAGATTCTCTGGACAACAAGCCTTAGCTACCTACCAAAAGGGATTGCAAGCTTAACCTTGTTGAGAACCTTAAATCGATTCTTCGGGAGCAGTGGTGGTGCTAGCAGAGGCATAGCATGCAGCCTTGGAGATTTGGAAAATCTAAACAATATCGCAGGATGCCTTACCATAGATGGATTGGGTGGTGAAACTGAAATTTCTGAAGCTACAAGAGCTGATCTAAAGAACAAGGAAAATCTGCTTGGCTTGGAACTGTGGTTTTCTATCGTAGGATCGAAGGCCAACGATCAAGTCCTACTTGATAGCTTAGAAGCACCTCCTCAATTGCAATCCCTTGGAATATTTGACTACGGAGGAAGTTCATTCCCCAACTGGATGATGGAATTGAACAAACTAACACAACTAAAGCTTCATAGATGTAGTGAATGCAATGTTTTGCCCACTTTAGGGAAACTCCCATTCCTTGAATCACTTGAGATCACGAATATGCCTAATGTGAAGATGGTAGGTGTCGAATTTCTGGGAATAGGATTAAACCATGAGGATGCTGTCAACGAAGGCTCCTCACCTGATGCAGTTGCATTTCCCAGATTGAGAAAGCTTCACTTCAAAAAGTTGGATGAGTGGAAAGGGTGGACTGGAATCAATGTTAATGGTGGAGACAAGAAGATTATGCCTCAACTGTCTTCTTTGTCAGTTGTAAACTGTAAAAAGTTAGGATCACTTCCTGACTAcataaagaagaaggaaaatctGAAACCAGTTATTGAAGGATGTCCTTTGCTACCAGAAAACTAA
- the LOC112733315 gene encoding adenine DNA glycosylase — protein sequence MPTTLDRAVNPLLSSASQLFVKMSQRNNTAKATVIRVSNRKRKQTLVEEHLQLQDIEDSAPSSCSSSFTKDEIHKLRLALLEWYDNNHRDLPWRTFKNASNGNDDEEEEDEEVQRRAYGVWVSEVMLQQTRVQTVIAYYNRWMKKWPTIHHLAQASLEEVNEMWAGLGYYRRARFLFEGAKKIVAEGGRIPKMASMLQKIPGIGEYTAGAIASIAFNEAVPVVDGNVVRVIARLRAISANPKDSATVRRFWKVAAQLVDPLRPGDLNQSLMELGATVCTPLNPSCSSCPVSEFCKALSISKEDTSVVVTDYPVKGTKVKQRCDFSAVCVVELLGADTISDEKQSTSKFILVKRPDEGLLAGLWEFPSASLDGETASLARREATNSFLKNVLKIDTKSKRTCNIVLREDVGEFVHIFSHIRLKLYVELLVLQLKGKVEDLLSSHGNETTNWKCVDGNSLSSMGLTTSVRKVYNLVQKFKQKSFPSHVPAKKRSRTTRRNIV from the exons ATGCCAACAACATTGGATAGAGCTGTTAACCCACTTCTGAGTTCTGCATCACAACTGTTTGTTAAAATGTCTCAGAGGAACAACACGGCCAAGGCCACTGTTATTAGGGTCAGCAACAGAAAAAGGAAACAAACTTTGGTGGAAGAACACCTTCAACTACAAGACATAGAGGATTCAGCACCTTCTTCTTGCTCCTCCTCATTCACCAAAGATGAGATTCACAAACTGAGGCTAGCCTTGTTGGAATGGTATGACAACAACCACAGGGATCTTCCATGGAGAACTTTCAAGAATGCTTCCAATggcaatgatgatgaagaagaagaagatgaagaggtgCAAAGGAGGGCTTATGGTGTGTGGGTTTCTGAGGTGATGCTTCAACAAACAAGGGTTCAGACTGTTATTGCTTATTACAACCGTTGGATGAAGAAATGGCCCACTATTCATCATCTAGCTCAAGCTTCTCTTGAG GAAGTAAATGAAATGTGGGCAGGTTTGGGCTACTATCGAAGAGCTCGTTTTCTTTTTGAG GGTGCGAAGAAAATCGTTGCAGAAGGAGGAAGGATTCCTAAAATGGCTTCCATGCTACAAAAAATTCCTGGAATTGGGGAGTATACAGCCGGAGCAATTGCCTCTATAGCATTCAACGAG GCAGTACCTGTTGTTGATGGGAACGTGGTAAGGGTGATTGCTAGATTAAGGGCCATTTCTGCTAATCCAAAAGATTCAGCAACTGTTAGGAGATTTTG GAAAGTAGCAGCTCAGTTGGTCGATCCTCTTCGGCCAGGGGACCTCAATCAATCCCTGATGGAACTTGGGGCAACCGTGTGCACGCCTTTGAATCCAAGCTGCTCATCATGTCCAGTATCAGAATTTTGTAAAGCACTGTCAATTTCTAAAGAAGATACTTCCGTAGTGGTAACAGATTATCCTGTAAAGGGCACGAAGGTTAAACAAAGATGCGACTTTAGTGCTGTATGTGTTGTTGAGTTACTTGGAGCTGATACAATCTCAGACGAAAAACAGTCGACAAGCAAATTTATTCTTGTAAAAAGGCCTGATGAAGGATTGCTTGCCGGTCTCTGGGAGTTTCCATCTGCCTCTTTGGATGGCGAAACTGCTTCATTGGCTAGAAGAGAGGCAACGAATTCCTTCTTGAAAAATGTTCTCAAAATTGACACCAAAAGCAAAAGGACTTGCAATATTGTTTTGAGGGAAGATGTTGGGGAATTTGTTCACATTTTCAGTCACATTCGCCTCAAGTTGTATGTCGAATTACTAGTGTTGCAATTGAAAG GGAAAGTAGAAGATTTGTTGAGTAGCCATGGAAATGAAACTACAAATTGGAAATGCGTTGACGGCAATTCGCTTTCAAGTATGGGACTAACAACCAGTGTAAGAAAG GTATACAACTTGGTTCAAAAGTTCAAGCAGAAAAGTTTTCCTTCCCATGTGCCTGCTAAAAAGAGAAGTAGAACAACCAGAAGAAACATAGTCTAG